Proteins encoded by one window of Mus musculus strain C57BL/6J chromosome 10, GRCm38.p6 C57BL/6J:
- the Tle6 gene encoding transducin-like enhancer protein 6 isoform X3: MMVHLENIFSLAENFFQAIERFSRTPDLLERNKMSIGVGAEGDSWPCHVSHEAPMGSAQTTENSAKEEDKQVPESAALQHPKFKSTPGPQLPTRRRFLSESDELQDPQPVWDAEPQFCQGFLIQGLWELFMDSRQKNQQEHGGEDSSQESKDSGLCDFKPEPQPRHRNSLSDSADPFLIKSPSALLDYYQEDVSRPQPETQESSGRADKFLKPLSWGSEVLESSCNQPSTALWQLERFTVPQALQKVRVLKHQELLLVVAVSSFTRHVFTCSQSGIKVWNLVNQVAEDRDPESHLKCSVQVTGQGRGWGWEVLEEPRLTLTRRDDPLQDNKVYLRTCLLSSNSRTLFAGGYNLPGVIVWDLAAPSLYEKCQLPCEGLSCQALANTKENMALAGFTDGTVRIWDLRTQEIVRNLKGPTNSARNLVVKDDNIWTGGLDACLRCWDLRMAKVSLEHLFQSQIMSLAHSPTEDWLLLGLANGQHCLFNSRKRDQVLTVDTKDNTILGLKFSPNGKWWASVGMGNFITVHSMPTGAKLFQVPEVGPVRCFDMTENGRLIITGSRDCASVYHIKY; the protein is encoded by the exons ATGATGGTTCACCTAGAGAACATCTTCAGCCTG GCAGAAAACTTCTTCCAGGCGATAGAGCGCTTCAGTAGAACCCCAGACCTCCTGGAGAGGAACAAGATGAGTATTGGTGTTGGGGCTGAAGGGGACAGTTGGCCATGTCATGTGTCTCATGAGGCCCCAATGGGCTCTGCCCAGACCACAGAGAACTCAGCTAAGGAAGAAGACAAACAGGTCCCAGAGTCTGCAGCCCTCCAGCACCCCAAGTTCAAAAGCACCCCGGGGCCTCAGCTGCCCACCAGACGTCGGTTCCTCTCAGAGAGTGATGAGCTCCAGGACCCACAGCCGGTCTGGGACGCGGAGCCCCAGTTCTGTCAAGGCTTCCTGATCCAGGGACTCTGGGAACTTTTCATGGACAGCCGCCAAAAGAACCAACAGGAACACGGGGGTGAGGATTCCTCACAG GAAAGCAAAGATTCAGGCCTGTGTGACTTTAAACCAGAACCTCAGCCCAGGCACAGAAACAGCCTGAGTGACTCTG CCGACCCCTTCCTGATCAAGTCTCCCTCAGCTCTTCTAGATTATTACCAAGAAGACGTCAGTCGGCCCCAACCTGAGACGCAG gaatcttctggaagagctgATAAATTTCTGAAGCCCTT GTCCTGGGGCTCTGAAGTCTTAGAGAGCAGCTGTAATCAGCCTAGCACAGCACTCTGGCAATTAGAGAGGTTCACTGTCCCCCAAGCACTGCAGAAGGTGCGTGTGCTGAAGCACCAGGAACTGCTATTGGTGGTAGCTGTGAGCTCCTTCACGCGGCACGTCTTCACCTGCAGCCAGAGCGGCATCAAGGTGTGGAACCTCGTGAACCAGGTGGCCGAGGACAGAGACCCAGAAAGCCACTTGAAATGCAGCGTCCAGGTGACGGGGCAGGGACGGGGTTGGGGATGGGAGGTGCTGGAAGAGCCACGACTGACCCTCACTCGCCGGGACGATCCTCTGCAGGACAACAAGGTGTACCTGCGCACCTGCCTGCTGTCCTCCAACAGCAGGACCCTGTTCGCGGGTGGATACAACTTACCTGGCGTGATCGTGTGGGACCTGGCAGCCCCATCCCTGTATGAGAAGTGCCAGCTGCCCTGCGAGGGCCTGTCCTGCCAGGCACTGGCCAACACAAAGGAAAACATGGCCCTTGCCGGCTTCACAGATGGCACGGTCAGGATATGGGACCTACGGACTCAGGAAATAGTCAG GAACCTCAAAGGCCCTACCAATTCGGCCAGGAACCTTGTGGTCAAAGATGACAACATCTGGACAGGGGGTCTGGACGCCTGCCTGCGATGCTGGGACCTGCGGATGGCCAAGGTGTCACTGGAGCATCTGTTCCAGTCCCAG ATCATGAGCCTGGCTCACAGTCCGACCGAAGACTGGCTGCTGCTGGGCCTGGCCAATGGCCAGCACTGCCTGTTCAACAGCAGGAAGAGGGACCAGGTGCTCACTGTGGACACCAAGGACAACACCATCTTAGGCCTCAAGTTCTCCCCAAATG GCAAGTGGTGGGCGAGCGTCGGTATGGGCAACTTCATCACGGTCCACAGCATGCCCACCGGAGCAAAACTGTTCCAG gtccccgAGGTTGGCCCTGTCAGATGCTTCGACATGACTGAGAACGGCAGGCTCATCATCACAGGATCCAGGGACTGTGCCTCGGTGTACCACATCAAGTACTGA
- the Tle6 gene encoding transducin-like enhancer protein 6 isoform 1 (isoform 1 is encoded by transcript variant 1), which translates to MTSHRQSSDTFGGILPSTLSSRYLSIVNQLPEEFSSVVSEMMVHLENIFSLAENFFQAIERFSRTPDLLERNKMSIGVGAEGDSWPCHVSHEAPMGSAQTTENSAKEEDKQVPESAALQHPKFKSTPGPQLPTRRRFLSESDELQDPQPVWDAEPQFCQGFLIQGLWELFMDSRQKNQQEHGGEDSSQESKDSGLCDFKPEPQPRHRNSLSDSADPFLIKSPSALLDYYQEDVSRPQPETQESSGRADKFLKPLSWGSEVLESSCNQPSTALWQLERFTVPQALQKVRVLKHQELLLVVAVSSFTRHVFTCSQSGIKVWNLVNQVAEDRDPESHLKCSVQDNKVYLRTCLLSSNSRTLFAGGYNLPGVIVWDLAAPSLYEKCQLPCEGLSCQALANTKENMALAGFTDGTVRIWDLRTQEIVRNLKGPTNSARNLVVKDDNIWTGGLDACLRCWDLRMAKVSLEHLFQSQIMSLAHSPTEDWLLLGLANGQHCLFNSRKRDQVLTVDTKDNTILGLKFSPNGKWWASVGMGNFITVHSMPTGAKLFQVPEVGPVRCFDMTENGRLIITGSRDCASVYHIKY; encoded by the exons ATGACTTCCCACAGACAGAGCAGTGACACCTTTGGTGGAATTTTG CCTTCCACCTTATCCAGTCGGTATTTGTCCATCGTGAACCAGCTTCCGGAGGAGTTCAGCAG CGTCGTCTCTGAAATGATGGTTCACCTAGAGAACATCTTCAGCCTG GCAGAAAACTTCTTCCAGGCGATAGAGCGCTTCAGTAGAACCCCAGACCTCCTGGAGAGGAACAAGATGAGTATTGGTGTTGGGGCTGAAGGGGACAGTTGGCCATGTCATGTGTCTCATGAGGCCCCAATGGGCTCTGCCCAGACCACAGAGAACTCAGCTAAGGAAGAAGACAAACAGGTCCCAGAGTCTGCAGCCCTCCAGCACCCCAAGTTCAAAAGCACCCCGGGGCCTCAGCTGCCCACCAGACGTCGGTTCCTCTCAGAGAGTGATGAGCTCCAGGACCCACAGCCGGTCTGGGACGCGGAGCCCCAGTTCTGTCAAGGCTTCCTGATCCAGGGACTCTGGGAACTTTTCATGGACAGCCGCCAAAAGAACCAACAGGAACACGGGGGTGAGGATTCCTCACAG GAAAGCAAAGATTCAGGCCTGTGTGACTTTAAACCAGAACCTCAGCCCAGGCACAGAAACAGCCTGAGTGACTCTG CCGACCCCTTCCTGATCAAGTCTCCCTCAGCTCTTCTAGATTATTACCAAGAAGACGTCAGTCGGCCCCAACCTGAGACGCAG gaatcttctggaagagctgATAAATTTCTGAAGCCCTT GTCCTGGGGCTCTGAAGTCTTAGAGAGCAGCTGTAATCAGCCTAGCACAGCACTCTGGCAATTAGAGAGGTTCACTGTCCCCCAAGCACTGCAGAAGGTGCGTGTGCTGAAGCACCAGGAACTGCTATTGGTGGTAGCTGTGAGCTCCTTCACGCGGCACGTCTTCACCTGCAGCCAGAGCGGCATCAAGGTGTGGAACCTCGTGAACCAGGTGGCCGAGGACAGAGACCCAGAAAGCCACTTGAAATGCAGCGTCCAG GACAACAAGGTGTACCTGCGCACCTGCCTGCTGTCCTCCAACAGCAGGACCCTGTTCGCGGGTGGATACAACTTACCTGGCGTGATCGTGTGGGACCTGGCAGCCCCATCCCTGTATGAGAAGTGCCAGCTGCCCTGCGAGGGCCTGTCCTGCCAGGCACTGGCCAACACAAAGGAAAACATGGCCCTTGCCGGCTTCACAGATGGCACGGTCAGGATATGGGACCTACGGACTCAGGAAATAGTCAG GAACCTCAAAGGCCCTACCAATTCGGCCAGGAACCTTGTGGTCAAAGATGACAACATCTGGACAGGGGGTCTGGACGCCTGCCTGCGATGCTGGGACCTGCGGATGGCCAAGGTGTCACTGGAGCATCTGTTCCAGTCCCAG ATCATGAGCCTGGCTCACAGTCCGACCGAAGACTGGCTGCTGCTGGGCCTGGCCAATGGCCAGCACTGCCTGTTCAACAGCAGGAAGAGGGACCAGGTGCTCACTGTGGACACCAAGGACAACACCATCTTAGGCCTCAAGTTCTCCCCAAATG GCAAGTGGTGGGCGAGCGTCGGTATGGGCAACTTCATCACGGTCCACAGCATGCCCACCGGAGCAAAACTGTTCCAG gtccccgAGGTTGGCCCTGTCAGATGCTTCGACATGACTGAGAACGGCAGGCTCATCATCACAGGATCCAGGGACTGTGCCTCGGTGTACCACATCAAGTACTGA